In a genomic window of Nostoc sp. UHCC 0870:
- the nifK gene encoding nitrogenase molybdenum-iron protein subunit beta, with protein sequence MPQNPERIVDHVDLFKQPEYTELFENKRKNFEGAHSPEEVERVSEWTKSWDYREKNFARQALTVNPAKGCQPVGAMFAALGFEGTLPFVQGSQGCVAYFRTHLSRHYKEPCSAVSSSMTEDAAVFGGLNNMVEGMQVSYQLYKPKMIAVCTTCMAEVIGDDLGAFISNSKNAGSIPQDFPVPFAHTPSFVGSHITGYDNMMKGILSNLTEGKKKATSNGKINIIPGFDTYVGNNREVKRMMGVMGVDYTILSDSSDYFDSPNMGEYEMYPGGTKLEDAADSINAKATVALQAYTTPKTREYITKEWKQETKVLRPFGVKGTDEFLTAVSELTGKAIPEELEIERGRLVDAITDSYAWIHGKKFAIYGDPDLIISITSFLLEMGAEPVHILCNNGDEVFKKEMEAILAASPFGKEAKVWIQKDLWHFRSLLFTEPVDFFIGNSYGKYLWRDTSIPMVRIGYPLFDRHHLHRYATLGYQGGLNILNWVVNTLLDEMDRSTNITGKTDISFDLIR encoded by the coding sequence ATGCCACAGAATCCTGAAAGAATTGTAGACCACGTTGATCTATTCAAACAGCCAGAATACACCGAGTTGTTTGAAAACAAGAGAAAGAACTTTGAAGGCGCACACTCTCCTGAAGAAGTTGAAAGAGTTTCTGAATGGACAAAATCTTGGGACTACCGGGAAAAGAACTTTGCTCGTCAAGCTTTAACCGTTAACCCCGCTAAAGGTTGTCAACCTGTAGGCGCAATGTTTGCTGCTTTGGGTTTTGAAGGTACTCTTCCCTTCGTTCAAGGTTCTCAAGGTTGTGTTGCTTACTTCCGTACCCACCTCAGCCGTCACTACAAAGAGCCTTGCTCCGCAGTATCTTCTTCTATGACAGAAGACGCAGCAGTATTCGGTGGCTTGAACAACATGGTCGAAGGTATGCAGGTTTCATACCAACTGTATAAGCCTAAGATGATTGCTGTTTGCACCACCTGTATGGCTGAAGTTATCGGTGATGACTTAGGCGCATTTATCAGCAACTCTAAGAATGCTGGTTCTATTCCTCAAGACTTCCCCGTACCCTTTGCTCACACACCTAGCTTTGTTGGTTCTCATATCACTGGCTATGACAACATGATGAAGGGTATTCTGTCTAACCTGACAGAAGGCAAAAAGAAAGCTACCAGCAATGGTAAAATCAACATTATCCCTGGTTTTGATACCTATGTAGGTAACAACCGCGAAGTTAAGCGGATGATGGGTGTAATGGGTGTTGACTACACCATCCTGTCTGATAGCAGCGACTACTTTGATTCACCTAACATGGGTGAATACGAAATGTACCCAGGTGGTACAAAGTTGGAAGATGCGGCTGATTCTATCAATGCTAAAGCAACCGTAGCTCTCCAAGCTTACACCACACCCAAGACCCGCGAATACATTACAAAAGAGTGGAAGCAAGAAACAAAAGTTCTGCGCCCCTTTGGTGTTAAGGGTACTGATGAGTTCTTGACTGCTGTTTCTGAATTGACTGGTAAAGCGATTCCTGAAGAATTGGAAATCGAACGCGGTCGTTTAGTTGATGCTATCACCGACTCCTACGCTTGGATTCATGGTAAGAAGTTCGCTATCTACGGCGACCCAGATTTGATCATCTCCATTACCAGTTTCTTGTTAGAGATGGGTGCTGAACCAGTACACATCCTCTGCAACAATGGTGATGAAGTCTTCAAGAAAGAAATGGAAGCTATCCTTGCTGCTAGCCCCTTCGGTAAAGAAGCTAAAGTTTGGATTCAAAAAGACTTGTGGCACTTCCGTTCCTTGTTGTTCACTGAGCCTGTAGACTTCTTCATCGGTAACTCTTATGGTAAGTACCTGTGGCGCGATACCAGCATCCCAATGGTGCGGATTGGTTATCCTCTCTTCGATCGCCACCACTTACACCGCTATGCGACCCTCGGCTACCAAGGTGGTCTAAATATCCTCAACTGGGTTGTTAACACCCTTCTGGATGAAATGGATCGCAGCACCAACATCACTGGTAAGACCGATATCTCCTTTGACTTGATCCGCTAG
- a CDS encoding Mo-dependent nitrogenase C-terminal domain-containing protein: protein MSSTHTHHHHPNLHPPNYKKAGTIDVLRPLRRWVDTIPVKNSRFAHLVCQVIPCCCPFERNISLFGWNLHIPPLCKLNPLYDEFVGLRFRALSYLADECGEDITKYIC, encoded by the coding sequence ATGTCATCAACTCACACTCACCATCATCACCCTAATTTACATCCACCCAACTATAAAAAAGCCGGCACAATTGATGTGCTTCGTCCTTTGCGTCGTTGGGTTGATACTATTCCGGTTAAAAATTCTCGTTTCGCTCATCTTGTTTGCCAGGTAATTCCTTGCTGTTGTCCTTTTGAGCGAAATATTAGTTTATTTGGGTGGAATCTACACATTCCACCACTGTGTAAGCTCAATCCTCTCTATGATGAATTTGTGGGATTGCGGTTTCGGGCTTTGTCTTATCTGGCTGATGAATGTGGAGAGGATATCACGAAGTACATTTGCTAG
- the nifE gene encoding nitrogenase iron-molybdenum cofactor biosynthesis protein NifE, which yields MNTQGKINELLNQPGCEHNQEKHGAKKNKSCTQQAQPGAAQGGCAFDGAMIALVPIVDAAHLVHGPIACAGNSWGSRGSLSSGPQLYKTGFTTDMTENDVIFGGEKKLYKAILEINKRYNPKAVFVYATCVTALIGDDINAVCKTAAEKIGTPVIPVFAPGFIGSKNLGNRFGGEALLDYVVGTAEPEFTTPYDINLIGEYNIAGEMWGVLPLLEKLGIRVLSKISGDARFEEIRYAHRAKLNVMICSRALLNMAKKMEEQYGIPYIEESFYGIDDMNRCLRNIAAKLGNPDLQERTEKLIASEMATLDLALAPYRDRLRGKRVVLYTGGVKSWSIISAAKDLGIEVVATSTRKSTEEDKAKIKNLLGTDGIMLEKGNAKELLELVKDTQADMLIAGGRNQYTALKARIPFLDINQERHHPYAGYVGMLEMARELYEALYSPIWEQVRKPAPWDEDMGTWASEYTKNQDRALASIEELI from the coding sequence ATGAACACCCAAGGTAAAATCAACGAGCTGCTTAATCAGCCTGGATGCGAGCATAATCAAGAGAAACACGGTGCAAAGAAGAATAAGTCTTGTACGCAACAAGCACAACCGGGTGCGGCTCAAGGGGGATGCGCTTTTGATGGGGCGATGATTGCTCTAGTACCTATTGTCGATGCGGCTCATTTGGTTCACGGACCGATCGCCTGCGCTGGTAATTCTTGGGGTAGTCGTGGTAGTCTCTCTTCTGGCCCCCAACTCTATAAAACGGGCTTCACTACCGATATGACTGAAAATGATGTGATTTTCGGTGGTGAGAAGAAGCTATATAAGGCAATTCTGGAAATTAACAAGCGTTACAATCCAAAAGCTGTCTTTGTTTACGCTACTTGTGTGACGGCTTTGATTGGTGATGATATTAATGCTGTCTGTAAAACGGCGGCTGAGAAAATTGGTACTCCGGTGATTCCTGTGTTTGCGCCTGGGTTTATTGGTAGTAAGAATCTCGGCAACCGTTTTGGCGGTGAAGCTTTATTAGATTATGTTGTCGGGACAGCAGAACCGGAGTTCACCACACCCTATGATATAAACTTAATTGGCGAGTACAATATCGCCGGGGAAATGTGGGGAGTCCTGCCGTTACTAGAAAAATTGGGTATTCGCGTCCTGTCAAAAATTTCTGGCGATGCTCGATTTGAAGAAATCCGCTATGCTCACCGCGCCAAGCTGAACGTAATGATCTGTTCGCGGGCGTTGCTTAATATGGCGAAAAAGATGGAGGAACAATACGGCATCCCCTACATTGAAGAGTCTTTTTATGGCATCGATGATATGAATCGGTGTCTGCGGAATATTGCTGCCAAATTGGGCAACCCTGATTTACAGGAACGCACAGAAAAGCTGATCGCTTCAGAAATGGCAACTTTAGATTTGGCACTTGCTCCCTACCGCGATCGCCTCAGAGGTAAGCGAGTTGTCTTATATACTGGCGGTGTCAAGAGTTGGTCAATTATTTCGGCAGCTAAGGACTTGGGTATAGAAGTTGTCGCCACTAGTACCAGAAAAAGTACCGAGGAAGATAAGGCTAAAATCAAGAATTTGCTTGGTACTGATGGCATCATGCTAGAAAAGGGCAACGCCAAAGAATTACTAGAACTGGTAAAAGATACACAAGCTGATATGTTAATTGCCGGTGGACGTAACCAATACACTGCCCTCAAAGCCCGGATTCCTTTCCTCGATATCAACCAAGAACGTCATCATCCCTACGCTGGTTATGTAGGAATGTTAGAAATGGCGCGGGAACTGTACGAAGCCCTCTACAGCCCGATTTGGGAACAAGTTCGTAAGCCTGCACCTTGGGACGAAGATATGGGGACATGGGCGAGTGAATATACAAAAAATCAAGATCGCGCCTTGGCATCCATAGAAGAATTGATCTAA
- the nifN gene encoding nitrogenase iron-molybdenum cofactor biosynthesis protein NifN, which translates to MAVVTVPNKSVAVNPLKQSQALGASLAFLGLRGMIPLFHGSQGCTAFAKVVLVRHFREAIPLATTAMTEVSTILGGEENVEQAILTLIEKSSPDIIGLCSTGLTETRGDDIERFLKDIRDRHPEIAHIPVVFAPTPDFKGALQDGFAAAVECIVKDIPQPGGIKSEQVTILAGSAFSPGDLQEIKEIVTAFGLEPIFVPDIGASLDGHLEDGYSAVTTSGTTVKQLREVGCSAFTIALGESMRGAAKILEERFGIPYEVFSELTGLEPVDEFLQALAILSSNPVPEKYRRQRRQLQDAMLDTHFYFGAKRVSLALEPDLLWSTVRFLQSMGTQIHAAVTTTRSPLLEKLPIKSVSIGDLEDFEELAVGSDLLIGNSNVAAIAKRLSLPHYRLGIPIYDRLGNGLFTKVGYRGSMEVLFGIGNLFLEAEEERVKHLWGLGTGD; encoded by the coding sequence ATGGCGGTTGTCACTGTTCCCAATAAATCAGTTGCAGTCAATCCTCTCAAGCAAAGTCAAGCTTTGGGTGCGTCGCTGGCTTTTTTGGGATTGAGGGGGATGATTCCTCTGTTCCACGGTTCTCAAGGTTGTACAGCCTTCGCCAAGGTGGTGTTAGTTCGTCATTTTCGGGAAGCGATTCCCCTGGCTACGACAGCGATGACGGAAGTAAGTACCATTTTGGGTGGGGAAGAGAACGTTGAACAGGCGATTCTCACCCTAATAGAGAAATCTAGCCCCGATATTATCGGTTTGTGCAGCACAGGACTGACAGAAACCAGAGGCGATGATATTGAGAGATTTTTAAAGGATATCCGCGATCGCCATCCTGAAATTGCTCACATTCCAGTTGTCTTTGCACCCACACCCGACTTTAAAGGGGCGTTGCAAGATGGGTTTGCGGCGGCTGTAGAGTGCATAGTTAAAGACATTCCCCAACCAGGCGGAATCAAAAGTGAGCAAGTTACAATTCTCGCCGGTTCTGCTTTTAGCCCAGGGGATTTGCAAGAAATCAAAGAAATTGTCACCGCTTTTGGATTAGAACCTATTTTTGTACCTGACATCGGTGCTTCCTTAGATGGACACCTGGAAGATGGTTACAGTGCGGTGACAACTAGCGGTACAACAGTCAAACAACTAAGAGAAGTTGGTTGTTCCGCCTTTACTATCGCCTTGGGTGAAAGTATGCGGGGTGCTGCCAAAATTCTAGAAGAACGGTTTGGTATTCCCTACGAAGTGTTTAGTGAACTCACTGGCTTAGAACCAGTAGACGAGTTTTTACAAGCACTAGCCATCCTCAGCAGCAACCCCGTCCCCGAAAAATACCGCCGTCAACGCCGGCAATTGCAAGACGCGATGTTAGACACGCACTTTTACTTTGGTGCGAAGCGAGTATCCTTAGCATTAGAACCCGATTTACTGTGGTCAACAGTGCGGTTTCTGCAATCGATGGGGACGCAAATCCATGCAGCCGTTACCACTACACGTTCTCCCCTGTTGGAGAAACTCCCCATCAAAAGCGTCAGCATTGGAGATTTAGAAGACTTTGAAGAATTGGCAGTTGGATCTGACCTGCTGATTGGTAATTCTAACGTAGCTGCGATCGCCAAACGACTTTCTCTTCCTCACTATCGTCTCGGTATACCTATTTATGACCGTTTAGGTAATGGTCTGTTCACAAAAGTAGGTTATCGCGGCTCAATGGAAGTCTTATTTGGCATCGGCAATCTATTTTTAGAAGCAGAAGAAGAACGAGTGAAACATCTATGGGGACTGGGGACTGGGGACTAG
- the nifX gene encoding nitrogen fixation protein NifX, which translates to MKIAFTTTDHVHINAHFGWAREIDVYEINAEGYQFLETLNFEGDLQQDGNEDKVTPKLEALVDCAIVYVTAIGGTAAAKLIKKGVTPVKARSEEEEIKELLNKLVTTLKGNPPPWLRKALQPKTTSFLDELEDEATV; encoded by the coding sequence ATGAAAATTGCCTTTACGACTACCGACCACGTTCATATTAATGCTCACTTTGGTTGGGCGAGAGAAATTGATGTCTACGAAATCAATGCCGAAGGATATCAATTTTTAGAAACATTAAACTTTGAAGGTGACTTACAACAAGACGGCAACGAAGATAAAGTCACACCAAAACTAGAAGCATTAGTTGACTGTGCCATTGTTTATGTTACAGCTATTGGTGGAACTGCGGCTGCTAAATTAATTAAAAAAGGCGTAACCCCAGTTAAGGCACGTTCTGAAGAAGAAGAAATTAAAGAACTTCTAAATAAATTAGTCACAACCCTCAAAGGTAATCCTCCACCTTGGTTACGTAAAGCATTGCAACCAAAAACCACCAGCTTTTTAGATGAATTGGAGGATGAAGCAACAGTATGA
- a CDS encoding NifX-associated nitrogen fixation protein, whose protein sequence is MSSENNVNDTTNSVVANSAFLKVLVLQIRGQDSYGIYRNWSDELLLKPFVVPKKKKREISIAGEVDAVTQARIMSFFRAIAARIEQETGLISQVVLDLSHEGFGWALVFSGRLLLTVKTLRDAHRFGFDSLEHLAEEGEKFIERGLDLANRFQEVSKL, encoded by the coding sequence ATGAGTTCAGAAAATAATGTCAACGACACCACAAATAGCGTAGTTGCCAACTCAGCTTTCCTAAAAGTATTAGTATTACAAATCCGTGGACAAGACAGCTACGGAATTTACCGTAATTGGTCGGATGAACTACTACTAAAACCCTTCGTTGTTCCCAAAAAAAAGAAGCGGGAAATTTCCATCGCAGGTGAAGTTGATGCAGTTACCCAAGCGCGAATAATGTCATTTTTCCGCGCCATCGCCGCCAGAATCGAACAAGAAACAGGACTAATTTCCCAAGTAGTCCTTGACTTAAGTCATGAAGGCTTTGGTTGGGCATTAGTATTTTCCGGTCGTCTATTACTCACCGTCAAAACCCTACGTGACGCTCACCGCTTCGGCTTTGACTCCCTAGAACATCTAGCAGAAGAAGGCGAAAAATTCATCGAAAGAGGACTTGACTTAGCCAACCGCTTCCAAGAAGTCAGCAAATTGTAA
- a CDS encoding CCE_0567 family metalloprotein, with amino-acid sequence MQIEETSIEEIQTKIKRLNSKAGQMKMDLHDLAEGLPTDYTQLMDVAAATYEIYRQLDELKQYLKQLENAK; translated from the coding sequence GTGCAAATAGAAGAAACCAGCATCGAAGAAATCCAAACTAAAATCAAACGCCTCAACAGTAAAGCCGGGCAAATGAAAATGGATCTGCACGACTTAGCAGAAGGCTTACCCACAGATTACACACAATTAATGGATGTTGCAGCCGCAACTTATGAAATTTATCGTCAGCTTGATGAACTTAAGCAATATCTCAAGCAATTGGAGAACGCTAAATGA
- the nifW gene encoding nitrogenase-stabilizing/protective protein NifW produces MTKTIEEFKKLVDAEEYFKFFELDYDPKLVNVNRLHILKKFSQFMSEIDSNPDLNTEERLNQYSLALQQAYETFLESSPQQQKLFKVFKDKPKNVITLTELNSD; encoded by the coding sequence ATGACTAAAACTATTGAAGAATTCAAAAAACTCGTAGATGCAGAAGAATATTTTAAATTCTTTGAATTAGACTACGACCCCAAACTTGTTAATGTAAATCGTTTACATATTCTCAAAAAATTCTCTCAATTCATGAGTGAAATTGATAGTAACCCTGACTTAAATACAGAAGAAAGGTTAAATCAATATTCATTGGCATTGCAACAGGCTTATGAGACATTTCTCGAATCATCACCTCAACAACAAAAGTTGTTTAAGGTATTTAAAGACAAGCCAAAAAATGTAATTACGCTGACAGAACTCAATTCTGATTAG
- a CDS encoding HesA/MoeB/ThiF family protein: MINLTPTELERYSRQMMLPNFGEVAQKRLKSATVLVTGVGGLGGTAALYLAVAGVGRLILVRGGDLRLDDMNRQVLMTDDWVGKPRVFKAEETLKAINPDIQIEAVHDYITPENVDSLVQSADMALDCAHNFTERDLLNAACVRWRKPMVEAAMNGMEAYLTTIIPGVTPCLSCFFPEKPEWDRRGFSVLGAVSGTLACLTALEAIKLITGFSQPLLSQLLTIDFNRMEFAKRHSQRDRSCPVCGNNAPWRYAQPNSMEASSNCTHS, encoded by the coding sequence GTGATCAACCTAACGCCTACCGAGTTAGAACGATATAGTCGCCAAATGATGCTACCAAACTTTGGCGAAGTAGCTCAAAAGCGTCTGAAGTCAGCGACGGTTTTAGTGACAGGTGTGGGGGGATTAGGCGGTACGGCTGCGCTTTACCTAGCAGTAGCAGGCGTTGGGCGGCTAATCCTAGTCCGGGGCGGTGATCTGCGACTGGATGATATGAATCGTCAGGTTCTGATGACGGATGATTGGGTAGGTAAACCCAGGGTTTTCAAAGCAGAAGAAACCCTCAAGGCGATCAATCCTGATATTCAGATAGAAGCAGTTCACGACTATATCACCCCAGAGAATGTAGACTCGTTAGTGCAGTCTGCTGATATGGCTCTTGATTGCGCTCACAACTTTACAGAGCGTGATTTGTTAAACGCAGCTTGTGTACGCTGGCGGAAGCCAATGGTAGAAGCAGCGATGAACGGGATGGAGGCTTACTTAACCACGATTATTCCTGGTGTGACTCCTTGTTTATCCTGTTTCTTTCCAGAGAAGCCGGAATGGGATCGACGTGGCTTTTCTGTATTGGGTGCTGTTTCTGGGACATTGGCTTGTCTGACAGCATTAGAAGCAATTAAGCTGATCACTGGATTTAGTCAACCTCTGTTGTCGCAATTGTTGACAATTGACTTCAATCGGATGGAATTTGCCAAGCGTCATTCTCAGCGCGATCGCTCTTGTCCAGTATGCGGTAACAATGCCCCTTGGCGATACGCACAACCCAATTCGATGGAAGCTAGTAGTAATTGCACACATAGTTAA
- a CDS encoding HesB/IscA family protein, whose translation MTITLTEKAEFRLWAFLRGSASETDETTTKGVRLSIKDGGCSGYEYGMDITSKPQPDDLVIQQGKVLVYLDAKSAPLLEGLVIDFVEGVVESGFKFTNPKATSTCGCGKSFKAGDSSPKGVPCS comes from the coding sequence ATGACCATAACCTTAACAGAAAAAGCAGAGTTTCGTTTATGGGCATTCTTGCGCGGTTCAGCCTCTGAGACTGATGAAACCACTACAAAGGGTGTCCGCCTATCTATCAAAGATGGTGGTTGCAGTGGCTATGAGTATGGTATGGATATCACCAGCAAGCCACAGCCGGATGATTTAGTCATCCAGCAAGGTAAAGTTTTGGTTTATCTCGATGCCAAAAGTGCGCCTTTATTAGAAGGACTTGTCATCGATTTTGTAGAAGGGGTTGTTGAAAGTGGCTTTAAGTTCACTAACCCCAAAGCAACCAGTACCTGCGGTTGTGGTAAGTCCTTCAAAGCGGGTGATTCTTCCCCCAAAGGCGTACCTTGCAGCTAA
- a CDS encoding 2Fe-2S iron-sulfur cluster-binding protein, with amino-acid sequence MATYQVRLINKKEDLDTTIEVDEETTILDAAEENGIELPYSCHAGSCSSCVGKVVEGEVNQEDQNFLDDEQMGKGFALLCVTYPRSNCTIKTHQEAYLV; translated from the coding sequence ATGGCAACCTATCAAGTTAGATTGATCAACAAAAAAGAAGACCTCGACACCACAATTGAAGTCGATGAAGAGACTACAATTTTGGATGCAGCAGAAGAAAATGGTATTGAATTACCTTACTCCTGCCATGCAGGTTCTTGCTCTAGCTGTGTAGGCAAAGTTGTTGAAGGTGAAGTTAATCAAGAAGATCAAAACTTCTTGGATGACGAACAGATGGGTAAAGGATTCGCTTTGCTTTGCGTTACCTACCCCCGTTCTAACTGCACAATTAAAACCCACCAAGAAGCATATTTGGTTTAA
- a CDS encoding FeoA family protein: MFTPFSVTGCSLELLRLGERGIITFCKIPDKTLLKKLASLGLTTGVTITVEQEFPTLIIKVGSILLEINKDLSRAIYVRII, encoded by the coding sequence ATGTTTACTCCTTTTAGTGTGACTGGCTGCTCATTAGAATTGCTCAGACTAGGAGAAAGAGGCATTATCACTTTTTGTAAAATTCCAGATAAAACTCTTCTAAAAAAACTTGCCTCACTGGGTTTAACAACAGGCGTTACCATCACTGTAGAACAAGAATTTCCTACGTTAATCATCAAAGTTGGTAGCATTCTATTAGAGATAAACAAAGATTTGTCACGAGCTATCTATGTTCGTATTATTTAG
- a CDS encoding DUF1822 family protein: MNALVYPQYWRQKLSHKFVWLEPEHFEEAKKISNCNLDEAREWKVYLNALALLGFEQWLRETTPDIKIHRVSCSISQRISTNALIDVPILILEDFNVYLITVDNLDNDFLTIPEEVINSPNLAAHFYVLLQVSEEEEKLTIYGFLRHDQIVEHCYTNNLEIQEDGSCILMLKWFDQEINNLLLSARFLEVKAIPLPSQFKANQAQKNTSNILVSLSDWLSGIFTEGWQSTEIIWKTLPINLDVGFARSVNKSNSYEISGTKLFDFGILLNGESFALVVNQKSAVNNDKDILVQILPSNKQYLPLGLQLKVTLNYNTSESESQEVTARTSDNAIQLEFNESPGQQFKVEVSFNGAVVTEEFLL, from the coding sequence ATGAATGCTTTAGTTTATCCACAATACTGGAGACAAAAATTGTCACATAAATTTGTTTGGCTAGAACCGGAACATTTTGAAGAAGCTAAAAAAATTAGCAACTGCAACTTAGATGAAGCAAGAGAATGGAAAGTCTATCTAAATGCACTAGCATTACTTGGTTTTGAACAATGGCTGAGAGAAACAACCCCAGATATTAAAATTCATCGAGTTAGTTGTTCTATATCTCAACGCATTAGTACAAATGCACTTATTGACGTTCCTATATTAATATTAGAGGATTTTAATGTCTATTTGATTACTGTAGATAACTTAGATAATGATTTTTTAACTATACCAGAAGAAGTTATAAATTCACCGAACTTAGCCGCGCATTTTTATGTCTTGTTGCAGGTGTCAGAAGAAGAGGAAAAATTAACTATTTATGGCTTTTTGCGTCATGATCAAATAGTTGAACATTGCTATACAAATAATTTAGAGATCCAGGAAGATGGGTCTTGTATACTAATGCTTAAGTGGTTTGATCAAGAGATAAATAATCTTTTGTTATCTGCTCGTTTTTTAGAAGTAAAAGCAATACCTTTACCATCTCAATTTAAAGCTAATCAGGCACAAAAAAACACGAGTAATATACTTGTCAGCTTGAGTGATTGGTTGAGTGGAATTTTTACAGAAGGTTGGCAATCTACGGAAATTATTTGGAAGACGCTTCCTATTAACTTAGATGTCGGTTTTGCTAGGAGTGTCAATAAGTCAAATAGTTATGAAATTTCAGGTACTAAGTTATTTGATTTTGGAATCCTACTAAATGGAGAAAGTTTTGCCTTAGTTGTTAACCAAAAAAGTGCAGTTAACAATGATAAAGATATTCTTGTACAAATTCTACCAAGCAACAAGCAATATCTACCACTTGGGTTGCAACTCAAAGTTACCCTTAACTACAATACTTCTGAGTCAGAAAGTCAAGAAGTTACTGCAAGAACGTCTGATAATGCTATTCAGTTAGAATTTAACGAATCTCCAGGACAACAATTTAAGGTTGAAGTCAGCTTTAATGGTGCTGTAGTTACTGAAGAATTTTTGTTGTAG
- a CDS encoding CAP domain-containing protein: MAKFIVKTSLLAAAIVLLNAGQQVQASTSNQVIQLVNQARSQGRVCGNRRFNAARPISANGSLNRAAQVHSSDMAARRQISHTGSNGSSVGQRTKQAGYQWRAIAENVAVGQNSTSAVVQAWLKSPGHCVNIMNPNYTEGGVGVVRGRDNRLYWTMVYGRR, from the coding sequence ATGGCTAAATTTATAGTTAAAACAAGCTTACTAGCTGCGGCTATTGTTCTGCTTAATGCTGGACAACAAGTTCAAGCCTCTACATCAAACCAAGTAATTCAATTAGTTAATCAAGCTAGGTCTCAAGGACGTGTGTGTGGAAACCGAAGATTTAATGCTGCAAGGCCAATATCTGCAAATGGTAGCCTGAATCGTGCTGCACAGGTACATAGTTCAGACATGGCTGCAAGAAGGCAAATAAGTCATACAGGTTCTAATGGTAGTTCTGTTGGACAGCGCACAAAGCAAGCTGGGTATCAATGGAGAGCTATTGCTGAGAATGTGGCTGTTGGTCAAAACTCTACGAGTGCTGTAGTCCAAGCATGGCTAAAAAGTCCAGGACATTGCGTTAATATTATGAACCCAAATTATACCGAGGGTGGTGTAGGCGTTGTTCGGGGTCGTGATAACAGGCTTTATTGGACAATGGTCTACGGTAGACGTTAA